GGGCCGGGGGCAGCCTCTCCCCCGAGACCCACTGGGCGCTCGGCGGGCACCGCATCTCCGGGGTGCCGGTGCTGCCGGGCACCGGGCACCTGGAGCTGGCCCGCTGCGCCAGCGAGGTGGTGCTGCCCGGCCCCGGCGCCGTCGAGCTGCGCGACGTGGTGTTCGTCGAACCGCTCTCGGTGGCCGACGGGTCCTCCGCGGAGGTACGGGTGACGTTCAGCACCGAGGCGGACGGCGCGGACTTCCAGGTGCGCAGCGTCATCGGCGGCGAGCAGCGCACCCACGCGCGCGGCACCGCTGCCAAGGTCGACGCCGGGCCCGCCGGGCACGCCGACGTGGCGGCGATCATCGAGCGCTGCACCCCCGCGTCCGAAGAGCAGGGCGGCGTACCGCTGTCCGGGCTGCTGACGCTCGGCCCCCACTGGGGACACATGAGCAAGTGGTACATCGGCCAGAACGAGGCCCTGGGACTGTTCGAGCTGCCCGAGGAGCTGTCGGAGGACCTGGACGGCTGGGGCCTGCACCCGGCACTGCTCGACAGCGCCACCTCCTTCACCTGGATCGACGTCGTCGGCCACTACCTGCCGCTCGGCTACGGCCGCATCACCGTCAGGGACCGGCTGCCCGGCAGGTTCTGGAGCCACATGCGCTTCCGCGACAGCGGCACCGACGAGGTGCTGGCGGTCGACGTGACGCTCATCGACGCGGGCGGCACGATCGTCACCGAGATCTCCGACTACGTGCTGCGCCGCATCAACACCGACGCCGTGGTGGCCGGGGTGACGGCCGACGCCGGAGCCCAGCGGGCGGGCACGGTCACCGTCCCCGACCAGGGCGGCCAGGTCGCGACGACCGCCGGAGGGCCCGACGCGGTCGGCATCCGCCCCGCCGAGGGCGCCGAGGCGTTCCACCGGCTGCTGGCCACCCCCCTCGGCGCGCAGGTGGTGATCGCCGCGACCCCGGTGGCCGCCTACCTGGCCGGTATCGGGTCGGTCACCCAGGAAACGGTCGAGACGGAGCTGGACCCGGCCGCCGTGTCGGACCGCCCCCGTCCCGGCGGCGCGGCGGCCGACGACTACGTGGCGCCGCGCGGCGACGTCGAGACCGCCATCGCCCGGCTGTGGAGCGAGGTGCTCGGCGGCGAGCGCATCGGCGTCGACGACGACTTCTTCGAGCTCGGCGGCAACTCGCTGATCGCCGTGCAGCTCATCGCCCTCATCCGCAAGGAGCTGGGCGTACGTCTGCCGATGCGCAGCCTCTTCGAGGAGCCCACGGTGGCCGGGGTCACCTCGCTGATCGAGCAGGCACGCGCCACCACGCCGGCGGCGGAGACCGCCCCGGCCGCGAACCAGAGCATGATTCCCCGTCTCCCCCGCAGGAGTGAGCAGCAGTGAGCGGATCCCTTCCCGACACCAAGGTCGTTCTCAACGACGAGGAGCAGTACTCCATCTGGCCCTCGGGCCGCGACAACCCGGACGGCTGGCACGACGCGGGCTTCACCGGCACCAAGGACGAGTGCCTGGCCCACATCGAGCAGGTCTGGACCGACATGCGTCCGCGCAGCCTGCGCGAGGCGATGAAAGCGGGAGACGCGGGATGACCGAACAGGTGGTGGACGTCTTCCCGTCCTCCTCCGGGCAGGAACGGATGTGGTTCCTCGCCCGCTTCGAGCCCGAGCTCGCCGTCTACAACATCGGCATGCTCATGCCGATGAGCGCCCGCCAGCCGGTCGACCCGCGCCGGCTGGAGGCGGCCGTCGCCCACGTGGTACGCCGCCACGAGGTGCTGCGCACCGTCTTCGAGTTCAGGGACGGTCAGGTGGTGCAGATCGTCAGCGGCGCCGTCCCCCCGGTGCGGCTCACCGAGACCGACCTCACCCACCTGCCCGCCGACCTGCGCGAGGCCGAGCTGGCCCGGCTGGCCAAGGCGGACTCGGTCACGCCGTTCGTCCTGGACCGGGCGCCGCTGTGGCGGCTGCGGCAGGTGCGGATGGCCGACGACGACCTGCGGCTGATCTGCGTGTTCGACCACACCGTGTTCGACGGCGTCTCCAGCCACATCTTCGTCAACGAGCTGGAGGAGTGCTACGACGCCATCGGCGAGGGACGCGAGCCCAAGCTGGCGGAGCTGCCCATCCAGTTCGCCGACTTCGCCGTCTGGCAGCGGGACCGGCTGACCGGGAAGTTCGTCAAGGAGGAGCTGGCGCACTGGCGGGAGCGGCTGGCCGGGATCCCGTCCGACCTCGCCCTGCCCGCCGACCGGCCGCGCCCGCGCAGCCGCTCCTACCGGGGTGAGATGCAGCTGGGCGCGTTCTCCCCGGAGGTGTCGGCCGGGATCCAGCGCCTGGCCAAGGACCTGAACTCGACACTGTTCACGGTCATGCTCACCGCGTTCGCGACCGTGCTGTCCCGCTGGTCGGGGCAGTACGACGTCGTGGTGGGCACCCCCATCGCGGGGCGGCTGCTGCCGGAGACCGAACCCGTCATCGGCATGTTCGTCAACGCCGTGGCACTCCGCGCCGACCTGACCGGCGACCCGACGTTCGCCGAGGCGGCCGGGCGGGTGCGCACCACGGTCGCCGAGGCCCTGGACCACCAGGAGCTGCCGTTCGAACGGCTGGTGGAGGCGCTCCAGCCGACCAGGGATCTGAGCGTGCCGCCGATCTATCAGGTGATGTTCAACCTGGCCGGCGACACCAACGAGGGCCAGATCGCCAACGGCACCGCCAAGGTGGACCTGCAGCTGGACCTCAACATGCGCGGAGGGCGGCTGCACACCCGCCTGGAGTACAGCACCGACCTGTTCGACCCGTCCACGATCGAGCGGTTCGGCGCCTGCCTGGAGACGCTGGTCGAGGCCGCGGTCGCCGACCCGGGGACGCCGATCTCCCGGCTGCCGCTGCTGACCCCCGCGGAACGGGACCGCGTCGTCGCGCTCGGCGTCGGCGAGGACCCGGGGCGTGCCGTGCACCTCCTGGGCGGCCCGGCGGGCGTGACCGATCCGGCCGGCGCCCGGGACGTCGGTGGTGCCGGTAGGGGCGACACCCGCGACGTCGGCGGTGCCGAGGGCATCGTCGCCCGGGACGTCGGTGGTGCCGCCGGGGCCGGCACGACTCCGGCCCCGGCGAGTTCGCCGACCTCGTTGACCTCGTTGATCGAGGCTCAGGTGGCCAGGACTCCGGACGCTCCGGCCGTGGTCACCGGCGACGCCACGCTGACGTACGCGGAACTGGACGAGCGCGCCACCCGGCTCGCCCACTGGCTGCGCGGGATCGGGGTCGGGCGGGGCAACCCGGTGGCGGTGTGCGCCGAGCGGTCGGCCGAACTGGTCGTCGGCCTGCTCGCGGTGCTCAAGGCGGGCGGGGCGTACGTCCCCCTCGACCCGGAGTACCCGCCGTCGCGGCTGGCGTTCATGCTGGCCGACAGCGGGGCCCGGGTGATGCTGACCCAGCGCCACCTGCGTGACCTGCTCCCCGAAGGCGCCGTCAAACCGGTGCTGCTGGACGCGCCCGACACCTGGGGACCGCAGCCCTCAGGAACGGCGCTTCCGGTGGCCGGTCCCGACGACGCCGCGTACGTGATCTACACCTCGGGTTCGACCGGGCGTCCCAAGGGCGTCGTCAACACCCACGGGGGCATCGTCAACCGGCTCGCCTGGATGCAGGACCGGTTCGGCCTCACCCCGGCCGAGGCGGTCCTGCAGAAGACCCCGACGAGCTTCGACGTGTCGGTCTGGGAGTTCTTCTGGCCGCTGGTCACCGGGGCGTCCCTGGTACCGGTCCGGCCGGGCGGGCACCGCGACCCCAACCACCAGCGCGACCTGATCAAGGCGCACTCGGTGAGCACCGCGCACTTCGTCCCCTCGATGCTGGCCCTGTTCCTGGAGGAGACCGGCATCGAGTCGTGCCGCTCGCTGAAGCGGGTGATCTGCAGTGGAGAGGAGCTGCCGCCGCACCTGGCCGCCCGCTTCTTCGAGCGGCTGCCCGGGGTGGAGCTGCACAACCTCTACGGGCCGACGGAGGCGGCGGTCGACGTGACCGCCTGGCGGGTGGAGCCGGAGGGGGCGGGCACGCGGCACACGCTGCCCATCGGCCCGCCCATGCCGGGCAACCGCCTGCACGTGCTGGACGACCTGCTCCAGCCGGCGCCGGTCGGCGTACCCGGGCACCTGCACATCGGCGGCGTCCAGGTGGCGCGCGGCTACGCGGACCGGCCCGGCCTGACGGCCGAGCGGTTCGTACCCGACCCGTACGGGCCGCCCGGCTCGCGGCTGTACGCGACCGGCGACCTGGCGAGGGTTCGCGCCGACGGGAGCCTCGAGTTCCTGGGACGGATGGACGACCAGGTGAAGGTGCACGGCTGGCGGGTCGAGCTCGGCGAGATCGAGGCCGTGATCGCCGAACACCCCCGGGTGCGCCGGGCGGTCGTGGCACTGCGCGACGACGCCCCCGGTGGGCGCGGGCTGGTCGGGTACGTCGACTGGTCGGGAGACGCCTCGGCGCTCACCGCGGAGCTGCGCAGGACGCTCGCCAGAAAACTGCCCGCCGCGCTCATCCCGCAGGCGTTCGTCGGGATCGACAACATCCCGCTCGGCCCGAGCGGCAAGCTCGACCGGGGCGCGCTGCCCGCGCCGACCGGCTCGGGCCGGGCCGACCTCGGCACGCCGTACACGGAGCCGCGCACCCCGCTGGAGACCGAGCTGTGCGCCCTGTGGGGCGAGCTGCTCGGCCGGGAGCGCATCGGCGTCGAGGACGACTTCTTCCAGCTCGGCGGCCACTCGCTGCTCGCGGTGCTGCTGGTCACCCGCTACCGGGACACGTACGGCGTGGAGATGCCGCTGCGGCGGTGCTTCGAGATCACCACGGTGACCGAGCACGCCCTCGCCGTACTGGAGCTGCAGCTCGGGAACGACGACGAGGAGCTGGCGGCGCTGCTCGCGGCGCTGGAGGACCCCGCGGATGAGTGACCTGAGGGCAAGGCTGGCGCGGCTCAGCCCGGAACAACGGGCCGCGCTGGAGGAGAGGCTGCGGCGGCAACCGCCGCCGCAGCGGCCGTCGGGCATCCCCCGGCGCGCGGACGGCGACGGGCCGCCGCCCCTGTCGTTCGGCCAGGAGCGGCTGTGGTTCCTGCAGCAACTGGACCCGTCCGACGCCTCGTACAACATGTTCATGGTGCAGCGGCTGCGCGGGCACGTCTCGGTCGAGGCGCTCGGGTACGCGCTCGGCCGCCTGGTGGAGCGGCACGAGACCCTGCGCGCCCGCTTCACCTCGCGTGAGGGCAGCCCGGTGCAGGAGATCGAGCCGCCCCGGCCGATCGAGCCCGACCTGATCGACCTCACCCGGATGCCCGCCGCCGAACGGGAGGCCCGCGCGACCGAGCTGGTCGCCGACCTCACCAACCGCCCGTTCGACCTGGCGGCCGGGCCGCTGCTGCGGGTCCACCTGGTCACCCTGTCGGAGACCGACCACGTGCTGTGCGTGGTGCTGCACCACATCGTGGCCGACGGCTGGTCGCTGAAGATCCTGCTGGGCGAGCTCGCCACCTGCTACGGCGCGTACCTGGAGGGACGCGAGCCGGACCTGCCCGCGCCGGTGCTGGAGTACGCCGACTACGCGGCCTGGCAGCGCGAGCTGCTGGACGAGGAGGGCGTGCGCCGCCAGCTCGACTACTGGAGCGGGCAACTGGCCGGGGTACCCGCGCTGGACGTCCCCGCCGACCGGCCCAGGCCGCCGGTGAAGTCGTCCAACGGCGACTACGCAGTACGGCGGATCGGGCGGGAGCTGACCGCCCGGCTGGACCGGCTGGCCAGGGACGAGCGGTGCACCCCGTTCATGGTGCTGCTGGCCGCCTTCCAGGCGCTGCTCGGCGCCCACTCCGGGCAGGACGACGTGTGCGTGGGGTCGGTGATCGCCGGGCGGGAACGCCCGGAGCTGGAGCGGATCGTCGGGTTCTTCCCCAACACGCTCGCGCTCCGCGGCGACCTGTCGGGCGACCCCGGCTTCAGGGAGCTGCTGGGCCGTGTCCGGGCGACGGTGCTCGACGCCTTCGCCCACCAGGACATCCCGTTCGAGCGGCTGCTCAACGAGCTGCACGTCGAGCGCGACCTGAGCACCACGCCGCTGTTCCAGGCGATGTTCGTGATGCAGGACAAGGAGGCGTCCGAGCTGGTCATGCCCGGCATCGAGACCGACGTGTTCGACCCGGGCGCGCGGCAGGCCAAGTTCGACCTGATGCTCGACGTGACACCCCGCTCGGAGTCGTTGTACGCGCTGCTGTCCTACAACGCCGACCTGTTCGAACCGGAGACGGTGGCCAGGATGCTGCGCAGGTACGAGCGCGTCCTGGAGGCCGTGGCCGACGACCCCGACATCCCGCTGTCCCGCCTGCGGGCCGCGATGCTGCTCCCCGAGGACCGCCTGCCCGCCGTCACCGCGTCCCTGTCCACCGCTCTGCCCAACGCTCTGTCCGCGGCCCCCGGGCTCGTGGGCGGGGCGGCGGCCGGTCCGGCCGGAGGCGCGGGAGTGGCCGGGGTGATCGAGCTGTTCGAGGAGCGGGTGCGGCTGGCGCCGGACGCGGTGGCGGTCAGCCACGGCGACCGGCGGCTGAACTACGCCGAGCTGCACGAGCGCGCCGCGAGGCTGGCGGCACGACTGACCTCGGCGGGGATCGGCCCCGAGACCGTGGTCGCGGTGTGCGCCCGGCGCGGTCCCGAGCTGGTCGTGGCACTGCTGGCGACGGCCATGGCGGGAGGCGCCTACCTTCCGCTCGACCCCGCCTACCCGGCCGAGCGCCTGCGCTGGATGCTGCGCGACAGCGGGGCCGCGCTGCTGCTCTCCCAGGACGGCCCGCCGGGGTGCGACCTGCCGACGATGCCGCTCGCCGGCGTCGCGGACGGCTCCGCCACCGGAGAGAGCTCACACACCGGGGACGGTCAGGGCGCCGAGGACGGCTCACCGCCCGGCCCTCGCGCCCAAACTCACCGAACGAGCGGGCACGACACCGGGACACCCACCGAAGACGGCTCACCGCCCGGCCCTCGCACCCAAACTCACGGGCCGGGCGAGCACGACGCCCGGACACCCGCCGGAGACGGCCGGATGACCAGGCCCGGCGGGCCGGGAAACGTGGCGTACGTGATCTACACCTCCGGTTCGACCGGCACTCCCAAGGGCGTGCAGGTCGAGCGGCGGGCGCTGGACACGCGGGTGGCGTGGATGCGCGCCGAGTACGGCATCCGGCCGGACGACCGGGTGCTCCAGTTCGCCTCCGTGGGCTTTGACACGCACGCCGAGGAGATCTATCCGGCGCTCACCTCGGGGGCCGAGCTGGTGCTCGCCCCCGACGAGCCGCTTCCCGACTTCCTGCGGACCTCGCGGGGCTCGTCGCTGACGGTGATGGACCTGCCCACCTCCTACTGGCAGGAGCTGGTCGCCGCCCGGACCTCCTGGCCGCCCGCGCTGCGCCTGCTGATCCTGGGCGCCGACCCGCTGCCGGGACCGGCGCTCGCCGCCTGGTACGAGGCTCACGGCGAGCGCGTCACCCTGGTCAACAGCTACGGGCCGACCGAGACGACGATCATCGCCACCGCCGGTGAGCTCGACCCCACCGAGGCGTCCAGGCGACCCACCGTGGGTCATCCGCTGTCCGCCACCCGCGTCCACGTGCTGGACGAGTACGGCGCGCGGGTGCCCGTCGGCGTGCCCGGCGAGCTGTGCGTCGGCGGAGACGGGCTCTCTCGTGGCTACCTGGGGTCGCCCGCCCCGACGGCGGAACGCTTCGTGCCCGACCCGTACGGTCCGGCCGGTTCGCGCCTGTACCGCACCGGCGACCGGGCCAGGTTCCGGCCCGACGGGCGCCTGGAGATCCTCGGCCGCCTCGACCGCCAGGTCAAGATCCGGGGCTACCGCGTGGAGCCCGGCGAGATCGAGGCCCGCCTGCTGGCCCACCCGTGGGTGGGCCAGGCGACCGTGACGGTCAGGGAGGACACTCCCGGCGACCGCCGCCTGGTCGCCTACGTCGTACGAACCGACCGAACCGACCGAACTGACCGGACCGACCGGACCGACCGAACTGACCGGACCGACCGGACCGACCGGACCGACCGGACCGACCGGACCGCCGACGAGCGGACCGCCGACGGGGGGCCGACCGAGGAGCGGGCCACCGAGAGGACAGTCGACGGGCGGGCGGCCGAAAGGACGACCGACGGGCGGGCGGCCGAAAGGACGACCGACGGGCGGGCGGCCGAAAGGACGACCGACGGGCGGCCGATCGACGGCGGCATCGGCCGGGTGGAAGGCAGCCGCGAGCGGTCCGGGAACCGGTCCGACGCCGGGGAACTGCGGGAGCGTCTCGCGGCGGAGCTGCCGCCGCACCTGGTGCCGAGTGCCGTGGTGGAGGTCGGGCACATCCCGCTCACGCCGAGCGGGAAGGTCGACCAGGGCGCGCTGCCCGCCCCCGAGCACCGCTCGGGTGAGGGCTACCTGCCCCCGGAGACCGCCACGCAGGAGCTGGTGTGCTCGGTGTGGGCCGAGGTCCTGGGAGTGGAGCGAGTGGGAGCACTCGATGACTTCTTCCAGCTCGGTGGCCACTCGCTGCTGGCGACCAGGACGATCGCCAGGCTCTCGGCGGCGACCGGCCTGGACGTGCCGTTGAAGCTGGCCTTCAGCCACCCGTCCGTACGGAGGCTGGCGCAGGCGCTGGAAGCGCTGGCGGAGGCCGGGCCCGGCGCGGGTTCCGGGGTGGGCCCCGGACCGGTGCGGCGCCCGGAGGGCACGACGCCACCGCTGTCGTTCGCGCAGGAACGGCTCTGGTTCATGGAGCAGTTCAGTCCCGGGACCGGCGCCTACGTGCTGCCCGCCGCGGCACGGCTGCGCGGGCAACTGGACCTCGCGGCGCTGGGCGCCAGACTGGACGCCGCCGTGACGCGGCACGAGAGCCTGCGGATGCGCTTCCCCGCCTCCTCCGACGGGAGGCCCGAGGTACGGATCGTCCCGGCCGGGGCCCCGGAGGCACGGATCGCGATCCGCGTCGTCGAGACGGGATCGTCGGCGGGAACGCTCTTGACGGGATCGACCTCAGGGGGATCGGCCTTGCCGGGAACCGTCTCGGCGGCCGGCTCCGGAACGGAGACGGAGGCACGGGCACGGGCGCGGGCCGGGACACAGGCGGGTTCGGAGCCGACGGAAACGGCGGCGAACGCGGGGGCACCCGCGGGAGCGCGCACGAAGGCGGAGGCGGAGGCGCGGCGGATCGTCAGCGCCGACGCGGCACGCCCCTTCGACCTCGCCGACGGCCCGCTGCTCCGGGTGACCCTGGTCAGGCTCTCCTCCGAGGACCACGTGCTGCTGGTCGCCGTACACCACATCGTGGCCGACGGCTGGTCGGCGGAGATCCTGCTGGACGAGCTGCTCTCCGGGCACGACGGGCGAGACAAGCACGACGGGCACGACGGGCACGACGGGCACGACGGGCGTGACGGGCACGGCCGTGACGTTCGTGGCGGCCGTCCGGAGCCACGTGTCGGGTACGGCGACTACGCGCTCTGGCAGCGCGAGCGCCTGGCCGGGCCGCGGCTGGAACGGCACCTGGAGTTCTGGCGGGAGGAGCTGTCCGCGCTGCCCCCGCTCGAACTCCCCCTCGACCGGCCCAGGCCGACTCGGCAGGGGCACCGGGGTGCCTGGCACGACCTGCGACTGGACGCCGGGCTCACAGGGGCGCTCGGCGAACTGGCGAGGGAAGGCGGCGCGACCCTCTACATGGCGTTGCTCTCCGGGTTCCAGGCCGTGCTCTCCCGCTGGTCGGGACAGGACGACTTCGCGGTGGGCTCACCGGTCGCCGGCCGGGACCGGACAGAGTTCGAGGACGTGGTCGGGTTGTTCGTGAACCTGCTGCCGCTCCGGGCCCGCCTGGAGGGCGACCCCACGTTCACCGAGTTGCTCGGCCGCACCCGCGACGCCGCCTTGGAGGTCTACTCCCACCAGGAGCTGCCGTTCGAGAAGCTGGTCGCCGAACTGGACCTGGCCAGGGACGCCACCCGTCCGCCCGTGGTACAGGTGCTCTTCGCCCTGCAGAGCTACCTGGGCGGCACGGTCCCGGCAGGGCGATCCGCACCGGCGGCCGGGCACCTGATGCCCGCGACCGCCCCCGTGGCCGGGGGCACGTCCACGGCGGGGAACGGTCGGATATCCAGGTCCACGACCGGAGAACGGACCGGGCCCACGGCCATGGCCACGGCGGCGGCCGAACCCACGGCCACGGCCACGGCCACGGCGGCGAACGGCCGGATGGCCGAACCCGCGGCCGGGGAGGAGACCCGGCTCGCGGCCGGTCGGGCGGACGATCCGGTGGTCGAGCCGTTCGCGCCGGACACCACCTCGACCCGGTTCGACCTGGAGCTGTACGCCTCGGAGACCGGTGACGGCCTCGCGGCGAGGTTCGTCTACAACCGCGACCTGTTCCTGCCGGAGACCGTCGAGCGGCTCGCCATGTCCTTCGAGACGTTCCTGCGCGCGGCCGTCGCCGCTCCGGGGACCCGCGTGGGCGACCTGGAGCTGCTCTCCCCCGGGGAGCGGGACCTGGTGCTGACCGGCTGGAACGCCACCGAGACCGCGTACCCGCCGGAGGAGACGCTGCACGGTCTCGTCGAGACCCAGGCCGCGCGGACTCCCGGCGCCCCGGCCGTGGTCTTCGAGGGCGAGACGCTGACCTACGCCGAGCTGAACGCCCGCGCCGACCTGCTGGCCGCGCGGCTGCGCGCCACCGCCGCCGACACCGACACCGACACCGGTACAGGGACAGGTGCGGGTGCGGGTGCGGGTGCGGGTGCGGGTGCGGGTGCGGGTGCGGGTGCGGGTGCGGGTGCGGGGAGGGTGTTCGCCGTACGGGCGGAGCGCTCGCTCGATCTGCCCGTACGGCTGCTCGCCGTGCTCAAGGCCGGGGCCGCCTACCTTCCCCTCGATCCGGGGCTGCCCGAGCGCCGGGTCGACGCCATGCTCGCCGACGCCGGGGCCGTGGAACTCACCGCGGCCCAGGACACCCCGGCGGGGCCCGGGGACTCGGGCCGCCGGGCGAGGGATCTGCCCGACTCGCTCGCGTACGTGATCTTCACGTCGGGGTCGACTGGGCGGCCCAAGGGTGTCGGGGTGTCGCACCGGGCGATCGTCAACCGGCTGCGCTGGATGCAGGCGACGTACGGCCTGGACGCGAGCGACTCCGTGCTCCAGAAGACCCCCGCCGGGTTCGACGTGTCGGTGTGGGAGTTCTTCTGGCCGCTGATCAGCGGGGCGCGCC
This region of Streptosporangium sp. NBC_01495 genomic DNA includes:
- a CDS encoding MbtH family protein; translated protein: MSGSLPDTKVVLNDEEQYSIWPSGRDNPDGWHDAGFTGTKDECLAHIEQVWTDMRPRSLREAMKAGDAG
- a CDS encoding non-ribosomal peptide synthetase; protein product: MSDLRARLARLSPEQRAALEERLRRQPPPQRPSGIPRRADGDGPPPLSFGQERLWFLQQLDPSDASYNMFMVQRLRGHVSVEALGYALGRLVERHETLRARFTSREGSPVQEIEPPRPIEPDLIDLTRMPAAEREARATELVADLTNRPFDLAAGPLLRVHLVTLSETDHVLCVVLHHIVADGWSLKILLGELATCYGAYLEGREPDLPAPVLEYADYAAWQRELLDEEGVRRQLDYWSGQLAGVPALDVPADRPRPPVKSSNGDYAVRRIGRELTARLDRLARDERCTPFMVLLAAFQALLGAHSGQDDVCVGSVIAGRERPELERIVGFFPNTLALRGDLSGDPGFRELLGRVRATVLDAFAHQDIPFERLLNELHVERDLSTTPLFQAMFVMQDKEASELVMPGIETDVFDPGARQAKFDLMLDVTPRSESLYALLSYNADLFEPETVARMLRRYERVLEAVADDPDIPLSRLRAAMLLPEDRLPAVTASLSTALPNALSAAPGLVGGAAAGPAGGAGVAGVIELFEERVRLAPDAVAVSHGDRRLNYAELHERAARLAARLTSAGIGPETVVAVCARRGPELVVALLATAMAGGAYLPLDPAYPAERLRWMLRDSGAALLLSQDGPPGCDLPTMPLAGVADGSATGESSHTGDGQGAEDGSPPGPRAQTHRTSGHDTGTPTEDGSPPGPRTQTHGPGEHDARTPAGDGRMTRPGGPGNVAYVIYTSGSTGTPKGVQVERRALDTRVAWMRAEYGIRPDDRVLQFASVGFDTHAEEIYPALTSGAELVLAPDEPLPDFLRTSRGSSLTVMDLPTSYWQELVAARTSWPPALRLLILGADPLPGPALAAWYEAHGERVTLVNSYGPTETTIIATAGELDPTEASRRPTVGHPLSATRVHVLDEYGARVPVGVPGELCVGGDGLSRGYLGSPAPTAERFVPDPYGPAGSRLYRTGDRARFRPDGRLEILGRLDRQVKIRGYRVEPGEIEARLLAHPWVGQATVTVREDTPGDRRLVAYVVRTDRTDRTDRTDRTDRTDRTDRTDRTDRTDRTADERTADGGPTEERATERTVDGRAAERTTDGRAAERTTDGRAAERTTDGRPIDGGIGRVEGSRERSGNRSDAGELRERLAAELPPHLVPSAVVEVGHIPLTPSGKVDQGALPAPEHRSGEGYLPPETATQELVCSVWAEVLGVERVGALDDFFQLGGHSLLATRTIARLSAATGLDVPLKLAFSHPSVRRLAQALEALAEAGPGAGSGVGPGPVRRPEGTTPPLSFAQERLWFMEQFSPGTGAYVLPAAARLRGQLDLAALGARLDAAVTRHESLRMRFPASSDGRPEVRIVPAGAPEARIAIRVVETGSSAGTLLTGSTSGGSALPGTVSAAGSGTETEARARARAGTQAGSEPTETAANAGAPAGARTKAEAEARRIVSADAARPFDLADGPLLRVTLVRLSSEDHVLLVAVHHIVADGWSAEILLDELLSGHDGRDKHDGHDGHDGHDGRDGHGRDVRGGRPEPRVGYGDYALWQRERLAGPRLERHLEFWREELSALPPLELPLDRPRPTRQGHRGAWHDLRLDAGLTGALGELAREGGATLYMALLSGFQAVLSRWSGQDDFAVGSPVAGRDRTEFEDVVGLFVNLLPLRARLEGDPTFTELLGRTRDAALEVYSHQELPFEKLVAELDLARDATRPPVVQVLFALQSYLGGTVPAGRSAPAAGHLMPATAPVAGGTSTAGNGRISRSTTGERTGPTAMATAAAEPTATATATAANGRMAEPAAGEETRLAAGRADDPVVEPFAPDTTSTRFDLELYASETGDGLAARFVYNRDLFLPETVERLAMSFETFLRAAVAAPGTRVGDLELLSPGERDLVLTGWNATETAYPPEETLHGLVETQAARTPGAPAVVFEGETLTYAELNARADLLAARLRATAADTDTDTGTGTGAGAGAGAGAGAGAGAGAGAGAGRVFAVRAERSLDLPVRLLAVLKAGAAYLPLDPGLPERRVDAMLADAGAVELTAAQDTPAGPGDSGRRARDLPDSLAYVIFTSGSTGRPKGVGVSHRAIVNRLRWMQATYGLDASDSVLQKTPAGFDVSVWEFFWPLISGARLVLARPGGHRDTAYLRDLVTERAVTTVHFVPSMLAAFTAEERIEECRSLRRVICSGEELTAGAAERLAGRLPGVELHNLYGPTEAAVDVSWHRYTPGEKVVPIGRPVANTRLYVLDGASRPVPVGTPGELFIGGVQLARGYLGRPALTAERFLPDPHGPPGSRLYATGDRARWRPDGELEYLGRLDTQTKIRGMRVEPGEIEAVLGGHPDLSAAAVGVWHDGAGARLVGYGVRREGARGPVDADPREWLRGELPEHMIPTAWVTLDALPLTPNGKLDRTALPPPPGRGDLPWEPPRTDAERAVAQVWQDVLGLDKVGRHDGFFGVGGDSIRSLSVVARLRRLGYGLDLQRLFTHQTVAELAAVLDTPDTGPSAVAEPGPEAATGAFGMLGAADLAKLRKGER
- a CDS encoding non-ribosomal peptide synthetase produces the protein MTEQVVDVFPSSSGQERMWFLARFEPELAVYNIGMLMPMSARQPVDPRRLEAAVAHVVRRHEVLRTVFEFRDGQVVQIVSGAVPPVRLTETDLTHLPADLREAELARLAKADSVTPFVLDRAPLWRLRQVRMADDDLRLICVFDHTVFDGVSSHIFVNELEECYDAIGEGREPKLAELPIQFADFAVWQRDRLTGKFVKEELAHWRERLAGIPSDLALPADRPRPRSRSYRGEMQLGAFSPEVSAGIQRLAKDLNSTLFTVMLTAFATVLSRWSGQYDVVVGTPIAGRLLPETEPVIGMFVNAVALRADLTGDPTFAEAAGRVRTTVAEALDHQELPFERLVEALQPTRDLSVPPIYQVMFNLAGDTNEGQIANGTAKVDLQLDLNMRGGRLHTRLEYSTDLFDPSTIERFGACLETLVEAAVADPGTPISRLPLLTPAERDRVVALGVGEDPGRAVHLLGGPAGVTDPAGARDVGGAGRGDTRDVGGAEGIVARDVGGAAGAGTTPAPASSPTSLTSLIEAQVARTPDAPAVVTGDATLTYAELDERATRLAHWLRGIGVGRGNPVAVCAERSAELVVGLLAVLKAGGAYVPLDPEYPPSRLAFMLADSGARVMLTQRHLRDLLPEGAVKPVLLDAPDTWGPQPSGTALPVAGPDDAAYVIYTSGSTGRPKGVVNTHGGIVNRLAWMQDRFGLTPAEAVLQKTPTSFDVSVWEFFWPLVTGASLVPVRPGGHRDPNHQRDLIKAHSVSTAHFVPSMLALFLEETGIESCRSLKRVICSGEELPPHLAARFFERLPGVELHNLYGPTEAAVDVTAWRVEPEGAGTRHTLPIGPPMPGNRLHVLDDLLQPAPVGVPGHLHIGGVQVARGYADRPGLTAERFVPDPYGPPGSRLYATGDLARVRADGSLEFLGRMDDQVKVHGWRVELGEIEAVIAEHPRVRRAVVALRDDAPGGRGLVGYVDWSGDASALTAELRRTLARKLPAALIPQAFVGIDNIPLGPSGKLDRGALPAPTGSGRADLGTPYTEPRTPLETELCALWGELLGRERIGVEDDFFQLGGHSLLAVLLVTRYRDTYGVEMPLRRCFEITTVTEHALAVLELQLGNDDEELAALLAALEDPADE